A single Balneola sp. DNA region contains:
- a CDS encoding type II secretion system protein translates to MLPNGRMILCFRLDFQIQPDIQYWIGMWWNKLSHNEEGYTLVESLIAMAILLAVFVPSAMFLTMIGNNTLSKDKIVAHNLARNTMESILAVENDSTKVMVTENNWWVKQEVTKRDHLYEIKVEVFKRDTLGIPKVTLQTARLWY, encoded by the coding sequence ATGTTACCGAACGGCCGGATGATTTTGTGCTTCCGATTGGATTTTCAGATACAACCCGATATTCAATACTGGATTGGAATGTGGTGGAATAAATTGTCACATAACGAAGAGGGCTACACCCTGGTAGAATCGCTTATCGCGATGGCTATTTTATTGGCTGTATTTGTTCCATCCGCGATGTTTTTAACTATGATAGGGAATAACACTTTGAGTAAGGATAAGATTGTAGCCCATAACCTGGCCAGGAATACTATGGAAAGCATCCTTGCTGTCGAAAATGATTCAACAAAAGTGATGGTTACGGAAAACAACTGGTGGGTTAAGCAGGAAGTAACAAAAAGGGATCATCTATATGAAATTAAGGTGGAGGTTTTCAAAAGAGATACCCTCGGCATTCCAAAGGTAACGCTACAAACAGCTCGACTATGGTATTAA
- a CDS encoding type II secretion system protein, with translation MVLKHLKKEDGFTIVEILVSITIVSIVLGIAGSVFFFINKQMIGWRANTEFYSSYSAIENRVFEDVLSATNVEVQDTLIVLNTGLETQRTYHNRRSPLLMNGANVEIYPMDTLFVNFQPSVILSEQLISWQLVQSKDRRSLTQDYMLSSRKPVLWKPLK, from the coding sequence ATGGTATTAAAGCATCTGAAAAAAGAAGATGGGTTTACCATTGTGGAAATCCTGGTGTCTATCACCATAGTATCCATTGTTCTTGGAATAGCCGGATCCGTATTCTTTTTCATTAATAAGCAGATGATTGGCTGGAGAGCGAATACAGAGTTTTATTCCAGTTATTCAGCTATTGAGAACAGGGTATTTGAAGATGTCTTATCCGCAACCAATGTAGAGGTACAGGATACCTTGATTGTATTAAATACAGGACTTGAGACGCAGAGAACGTACCATAATCGGAGAAGCCCATTATTAATGAATGGGGCTAATGTGGAGATTTATCCAATGGATACTCTCTTTGTGAACTTTCAACCATCGGTGATACTTTCTGAACAACTTATAAGCTGGCAACTGGTTCAAAGTAAAGACCGGCGAAGTCTTACCCAGGACTATATGCTCTCGTCCAGAAAACCTGTATTATGGAAACCCCTTAAGTAA
- a CDS encoding type II secretion system F family protein, producing MAGLPKTIAKQQKGATSKGLMSREIKLPFIKEVPEKLVIEFTRNLAVMLKAKLPLLKALDTSIEQISHKRFKEIIGHVRKEVKRGRSLSQGMKNYSSVFDSIYIQLTEVGEVSGVLDDVLLRLSSYQEKAYKLKQKIRMALVYPSIIITVAIAAVSFLLVFVVPTFVDMYRDFDAQLPGPTQIILTVSEFLTQNLIIILFILFALFMLLRFLVKTEKGNRFVNILRLRIPYFGTMYSKGLVSQFTSTLSTLLHSGVTLSESLEVLKKSTSNSILNQEIAEMGTSIRKGKSLNKSLHKSLIFPIMVTQMISVGEETASLDEMLHQVGTLYEEEVDIMVEGLTSVIEPVLIVFIGLILGAIIVALYLPIFEMVNVVG from the coding sequence ATGGCAGGACTTCCTAAAACCATAGCAAAACAACAAAAAGGAGCTACTTCAAAAGGGCTTATGTCCCGGGAGATAAAGCTGCCTTTTATAAAGGAAGTCCCCGAAAAGCTGGTTATTGAGTTTACCCGGAACCTGGCCGTAATGCTTAAAGCAAAGCTCCCGCTGCTCAAAGCGCTGGATACCAGTATTGAGCAGATCAGTCATAAGCGGTTTAAAGAAATTATTGGCCATGTCAGGAAGGAAGTGAAACGCGGAAGAAGCTTATCTCAGGGGATGAAGAACTATAGTTCGGTGTTTGATTCTATTTATATCCAGTTAACTGAAGTTGGCGAAGTTTCCGGGGTTTTGGATGATGTATTATTGCGCCTTTCTAGTTATCAGGAGAAAGCCTATAAGTTAAAGCAGAAGATCAGGATGGCCCTTGTTTATCCTTCTATCATTATCACAGTAGCTATTGCAGCGGTTAGCTTTTTGCTGGTCTTTGTAGTGCCAACTTTTGTAGATATGTACCGGGATTTTGATGCTCAACTTCCCGGGCCTACTCAAATCATCCTCACTGTAAGTGAATTTCTGACCCAAAACCTGATCATCATCCTGTTCATCCTGTTTGCACTGTTCATGCTGTTGCGGTTCCTGGTAAAAACAGAGAAAGGCAATCGTTTTGTAAACATTTTGAGGTTGAGAATTCCTTATTTCGGGACCATGTACTCCAAAGGTTTGGTAAGTCAATTTACCAGTACCCTGTCTACCTTACTTCATAGCGGGGTTACGTTATCAGAATCATTAGAGGTACTAAAGAAGTCCACGTCTAATAGCATTTTGAATCAGGAGATTGCGGAAATGGGTACATCAATCCGCAAAGGGAAGAGTCTTAACAAGTCACTTCATAAGAGTCTCATTTTTCCCATCATGGTAACCCAAATGATTAGTGTTGGAGAAGAAACAGCCAGTCTGGACGAAATGCTCCATCAAGTAGGTACCCTTTATGAAGAAGAAGTAGATATCATGGTTGAAGGCTTAACTTCGGTCATCGAACCCGTACTTATCGTTTTCATCGGGCTTATCCTGGGTGCCATTATAGTAGCGCTATACCTGCCTATTTTTGAGATGGTTAATGTAGTGGGGTAG
- a CDS encoding periplasmic heavy metal sensor, with protein sequence MKRVAQLFIIAVFAITSTQAFAQQRGEQRRALAQRAMQAQQQNDRLGLDLTDEQKEQMKAIKMETQKSILPIQNELREKQAQLRSLTTSENANFGKAEDVVRQIGDLRTELQLIQLSSREEIRNLLTEEQQLKFDTMQGRKNKMKRTQQGQQLRKGNR encoded by the coding sequence ATGAAAAGAGTAGCCCAATTATTCATCATTGCAGTATTTGCGATTACAAGTACCCAGGCATTCGCCCAACAAAGGGGAGAACAACGACGAGCACTGGCACAACGTGCTATGCAGGCTCAGCAACAAAATGATCGTTTGGGTCTGGATTTGACCGACGAGCAAAAAGAACAGATGAAAGCTATCAAGATGGAAACTCAAAAATCCATCCTGCCCATCCAAAATGAACTCCGCGAAAAACAAGCGCAGCTAAGATCTCTTACTACTAGTGAGAATGCTAATTTTGGGAAAGCAGAAGATGTTGTACGTCAAATCGGTGATTTAAGAACCGAACTACAACTCATTCAGCTAAGCAGCCGGGAAGAAATAAGAAACCTCTTGACAGAAGAGCAGCAGCTTAAGTTTGATACTATGCAGGGACGTAAGAACAAAATGAAAAGAACCCAACAAGGACAACAGCTCCGAAAGGGGAACAGGTAA
- a CDS encoding RNA polymerase sigma factor, producing the protein MQISNALVNDQVLITRLKKGERTAFKELVESLQDQVFNTAIGFVHNEKDAEDVAQEVFIEVYNSINDFQEDSALTTWVYRIAINKSLNLLRYKKRKKRSWFFQALFNSDDDVDQLQQDRPFYHPGVDLENKERSAMLFDAIGNLSEAQRVAFTLNKVEGLKYDEIAAIMERSASSVQGLIHRAKEQLKKELYEAYTSGSI; encoded by the coding sequence ATGCAAATTAGTAATGCATTGGTAAACGATCAGGTATTAATCACCCGGTTAAAAAAAGGAGAACGGACGGCTTTTAAAGAGTTGGTGGAATCTCTGCAAGACCAGGTGTTTAATACCGCGATTGGCTTTGTACATAATGAAAAAGACGCTGAAGATGTAGCACAAGAAGTATTTATCGAGGTGTATAATTCGATAAACGATTTTCAGGAAGATTCAGCATTAACTACCTGGGTGTATCGGATTGCGATAAATAAATCATTGAATCTGCTCAGGTATAAAAAGCGCAAGAAACGAAGTTGGTTTTTTCAGGCTCTTTTTAATTCAGATGACGATGTAGATCAGCTCCAACAAGATCGTCCATTTTATCATCCGGGAGTAGATTTGGAGAACAAAGAACGATCAGCGATGTTGTTTGATGCAATAGGAAACTTGTCAGAAGCTCAAAGAGTTGCTTTTACATTGAACAAAGTGGAAGGTCTTAAATACGATGAAATTGCCGCTATTATGGAAAGGAGCGCTTCATCGGTTCAAGGCCTCATTCATCGAGCAAAAGAACAACTGAAAAAGGAATTGTACGAGGCATATACATCAGGAAGTATTTAA
- a CDS encoding FAD-binding oxidoreductase has protein sequence MYEELPEGVAFPSTIEDIQNLVRLANEKDLSITARSAGTSLAGQATGGGIIMDVSRHMTHIQSIDPIERTAKVQPGVIRDSLNRKTLQHKLFFGPDTSTTSRCMLGGMLGNNSAGSFSIKYKTTRDHVIEMNVVLSDGRTAHFCPLSNEELEAKCNLDSLEGHIYRSMVELLNTHKEDIKKSYPHPEIIRRNTGYALDKLLEMEPFTEGGRPFNLSELLCGSEGTLALTTSATLNLVEKPTYQLLIIPQFEHLNDAMEATKIAVGFNPSAVELVDHIILDATKENLEQQKNRFFLEGSPKYILIIQFDGETKKELIEKAAKFRTSLKAENLGQAYPVISEPEMMNRVWELRKAGLGLLMGLGTESRTPAFCEDTSVRVEDLPAYVSDFKSLLEKYDTDCVFYAHASVGELHFRPMIDTTTKEGIQMMKEMALEVADLVKKYRGSLSGEHGDGRARSPYIEKVLGKDMMLVLQQVKEIWDPDYIFNPGKIVDPAPIEKGLRYSPKYKRAEVETSFRYRKEGSFGNAIELCNGAGVCRKLAESEGTMCPSYQVTKEERDSTRGRANVFRQVFSGEDPNTFASEELKEALDLCLSCKACKSECPANVDMAKMKAEFMNGWHKTNGSDRSERFFASASSLYAIGSAFPAITNFLLGTSLSKLMLSSFFGVDKRRDLPKLAKQPLHSWYKKHQSKKGGSPVALFVDVFTNYHEPEIAKSAVSVLESMGFQVELCPVMESGRPQFSKGFLDEAKEIAHRCISELEVFYSNEIPIIGLEPSEILTFRDEFPDICDDIYHENAKRLANSSFTFEEFIVSNSGLVPTKNQDRKIILHGHCYTKALTGNTSTIEALQLVGYEVEDLKTGCCGMAGSFGYEKNHYDVSMEIGELTVFPSIRDKEESSVVCAPGFSCRHQIKDGIEEEALHPAILIARALSLS, from the coding sequence ATGTACGAGGAGCTACCCGAAGGGGTGGCATTCCCATCAACAATCGAAGACATTCAAAACCTGGTACGTTTAGCAAATGAAAAAGACCTCTCCATAACCGCAAGAAGTGCCGGAACCAGTTTGGCAGGTCAGGCTACCGGAGGTGGGATCATTATGGATGTATCAAGGCATATGACTCACATTCAGTCGATTGATCCCATAGAAAGGACAGCAAAAGTACAACCTGGGGTTATCAGAGACAGTTTAAACCGGAAAACACTTCAGCATAAGCTATTTTTTGGCCCGGATACTTCTACTACCAGTCGATGTATGCTAGGCGGGATGCTTGGGAATAATTCTGCAGGTTCATTTTCCATTAAGTACAAGACGACCAGAGATCATGTAATAGAAATGAATGTAGTATTAAGTGATGGAAGGACTGCTCATTTCTGTCCGCTATCTAACGAGGAGCTTGAAGCGAAATGCAACCTCGATTCTTTGGAAGGGCACATTTATCGCTCGATGGTTGAGCTTTTGAATACACACAAAGAGGACATCAAAAAGTCCTATCCTCACCCCGAAATAATCCGAAGAAATACAGGATATGCCTTAGATAAATTGCTGGAGATGGAGCCTTTTACAGAAGGAGGGCGGCCATTTAATTTAAGTGAGTTATTATGTGGGAGTGAAGGAACCCTTGCTTTAACTACTTCTGCCACACTTAATTTGGTAGAGAAGCCAACCTATCAATTACTCATTATTCCTCAATTTGAGCATCTAAATGATGCCATGGAAGCCACCAAGATTGCGGTGGGATTCAATCCTTCCGCAGTTGAATTGGTTGATCATATTATTCTAGACGCTACTAAGGAAAACTTGGAACAGCAGAAGAATCGATTCTTTCTGGAAGGTTCACCTAAGTATATACTCATCATCCAATTTGATGGGGAGACAAAGAAAGAATTGATCGAGAAGGCTGCTAAGTTTCGGACCTCATTAAAAGCTGAGAATTTGGGGCAGGCATATCCGGTTATTTCGGAACCAGAAATGATGAATAGGGTTTGGGAGCTAAGAAAGGCAGGGCTAGGCCTGCTAATGGGATTAGGAACAGAGTCTCGAACCCCTGCATTTTGCGAGGATACTTCGGTTAGAGTAGAAGATTTGCCAGCTTATGTGAGCGATTTCAAATCATTGCTTGAAAAATATGATACCGATTGTGTGTTTTACGCACACGCTTCTGTAGGTGAGCTTCACTTTAGGCCAATGATTGATACCACTACCAAAGAAGGTATCCAAATGATGAAAGAAATGGCTCTGGAAGTAGCCGATTTGGTCAAAAAATATAGAGGGTCGCTTTCAGGGGAACATGGTGATGGAAGGGCACGATCTCCTTATATAGAAAAGGTACTTGGGAAAGATATGATGCTGGTACTTCAACAGGTGAAAGAAATTTGGGATCCTGATTATATATTCAATCCTGGCAAAATCGTAGATCCGGCGCCCATAGAAAAAGGATTGAGATATTCACCAAAGTATAAGCGGGCAGAAGTTGAAACTTCATTTAGATATAGAAAAGAGGGTAGTTTTGGAAATGCAATCGAGCTATGTAATGGAGCAGGCGTATGCCGAAAACTAGCTGAAAGCGAGGGCACTATGTGTCCATCTTACCAGGTTACAAAAGAAGAAAGAGATTCAACTCGTGGAAGGGCTAATGTGTTTAGACAGGTTTTTTCCGGGGAAGATCCGAATACATTTGCATCCGAAGAGTTAAAAGAGGCTTTGGATTTGTGCCTTAGTTGCAAAGCCTGCAAAAGTGAATGTCCAGCCAATGTAGACATGGCTAAAATGAAAGCAGAATTCATGAATGGCTGGCATAAGACAAACGGAAGTGATAGAAGCGAACGATTCTTTGCGTCAGCGTCATCTCTGTATGCTATTGGATCTGCTTTCCCGGCGATAACAAACTTCTTATTAGGCACTTCTTTATCAAAATTAATGCTAAGTAGTTTTTTTGGAGTAGATAAAAGGAGGGATTTACCCAAATTGGCTAAACAGCCGCTTCATAGCTGGTATAAAAAGCATCAATCTAAGAAAGGTGGAAGCCCGGTAGCATTATTTGTAGATGTGTTCACTAATTATCATGAGCCTGAGATCGCTAAATCGGCCGTTAGTGTTCTTGAGAGCATGGGCTTTCAGGTAGAGTTATGCCCGGTTATGGAATCTGGACGTCCCCAGTTTTCAAAAGGCTTTCTGGATGAAGCTAAAGAAATTGCACATCGCTGTATCTCAGAGTTGGAAGTTTTTTACTCAAATGAGATCCCAATTATTGGACTAGAACCTTCCGAGATTTTAACCTTTAGAGATGAGTTTCCGGATATTTGTGACGATATATATCATGAAAATGCAAAGCGCCTAGCCAACAGCTCATTTACTTTTGAAGAGTTTATTGTAAGCAATTCTGGTTTGGTGCCAACTAAGAATCAGGATAGGAAAATTATTCTTCATGGTCATTGCTATACAAAAGCACTTACTGGAAATACCTCTACCATAGAAGCGCTACAATTGGTAGGCTACGAAGTAGAGGACTTGAAAACGGGTTGTTGCGGGATGGCCGGAAGCTTCGGGTATGAGAAAAACCATTACGATGTTTCTATGGAAATTGGGGAATTGACGGTATTTCCATCTATTCGGGATAAAGAAGAAAGTTCAGTTGTTTGTGCTCCAGGTTTTTCATGCAGGCACCAAATCAAAGATGGTATAGAAGAAGAGGCTTTACATCCGGCCATTCTAATTGCAAGGGCGCTATCACTTTCGTAG